From one Phocoena sinus isolate mPhoSin1 chromosome 4, mPhoSin1.pri, whole genome shotgun sequence genomic stretch:
- the RIPPLY3 gene encoding protein ripply3, with protein MRPEAAAGAREARGRVCHCPGDGPPPPRGPESQTPWRPWILTPQDADPTRTGSELEPGCDQQTFGSKGAFGFQHPVRLYLPISKRQEYLQSSGEKVLASFPVQATIHFYNDESNSDEEHDQEVQPSDLQRQEAQDSLGGKGRDRLTNPGWHPGGRGGLGGKGPLPYPDSLEDAGCPSSK; from the exons ATGAGACCCGAGGCAGCGGCCGGAGCCCGGGAGGCGCGGGGACGCGTCTGTCACTGCCCCGGGGACGGTCCACCACCGCCGCGCGGGCCCGAGAG CCAAACACCATGGAGACCTTGGATCCTGACCCCCCAGGATGCTGACCCCACCAGGACTGGAAGCGAG CTTGAGCCTGGGTGTGACCAACAAACCTTTGGATCGAAGGGGGCCTTTGGGTTTCAGCATCCTGTAAG ACTTTATTTACCCATTTCTAAACGTCAAGAGTATCTGCAGAGTTCCGGGGAGAAGGTGCTGGCCAGCTTCCCCGTGCAAGCCACCATTCACTTCTACAACGATGAGTCCAATTCAGACGAGGAGCACGACCAAGAGGTCCAGCCCTCCGACCTGCAGCGCCAGGAGGCGCAGGACAGCCTGGGAGGAAAGGGCAGAGACCGGCTGACAAACCCAGGGTGGCACCCCGGAGGCCGCGGTGGCCTCGGTGGTAAGGGTCCGCTCCCCTACCCTGACTCTCTGGAGGATGCTGGGTGCCCCTCATCCAAGTAG